GATTCGCCTGGCCCCTGCCGATGCTGAGTACACCGCCGCCAACGACGATGCCGTGCGGCTCGATTTTCAGGTCAGTCAGCCCCATCGGCTGCAAACCCTGGAGCTGATGGGCCAGTCCCCTGAGGGCGAGATCATCAGTGCCCCAGTGACCTACGATCTCAGCCAGGGGTTACCCGCCGAACTAGAGCCGTTTTGTACCCTTGCCCGCCGTCAGCTCACCTGCCGCAACCTGCTCACCGATGCCCGCCAGCCGGGGCGGTACCAGTTCACCCTAACGGTGTTCCCAAGGGCGGGGCGGGGCAACCTTGCCCCCCACAGCGCGACCTCGGCGGCGATCGCCATTGCCCCCTTTCCCCAGCCCGAAATTCTTGCGTTTACCTCCACCCAGCCGGTCTACCCAGAACCACCACCGGCCCCCGCTCGCACCCCGGCGACAGCGACTCAAGTTGACAGCGACCCCTACGGCATTCGGCTCAACTGGACGATCGCTCACCCCGAACGCGTCGCCGCCCTAGAACTCGTAGGTCGCGATCCTGATGGCACCATTGTCTTTCCTAGCGTGCGGATCGATCTGCAAAAGAGTCTGCCCGCCGCCCTAGCGTCCTCCTGCACCCTGGATATAGAACTGGTCTGCGAAGACCTCCAGACCGGCATTCGCCAGGCAGGGCAATACCTTTTTGAACTCACCGTCATTCCCCTCGACGGCCCCACTACGCCCCCCATTACCCAAGCCACGCCACCCATTCGCATCGCCGCTCGCCCACCGCAAATCCTCAGTTTTTTGGTGAATGGCAAACCGATGCAGCCTAACTATACCGTGGCGCTCCAGGGGGGGCAGCTGCCGCCTAAGTTTGTGATGTCGTGGCAGGTGGAAGCCAACCCCGGCACGACCGTAGTCCTGTTGCCTGTACCCGGTAATGTGCCGCTGATAGGCAGCCTGCCGCTGCCCATCAGCCCTGAAACCAGCCCTACGGTCGTTACCCTACAGGTCACCAACAGCGCCGGTATCCAAGTGCAGCGATCCTTTACCCTGACCACCCTGGCACCGCCCGATGCGGTGTCTGGCGGCGAGGCCGGGTCTGGGGGAGCCGCTAGTGCGGCTGGGGCCGCTGGGGAGGGGGATGGCCAAGATCTAACCACCCCGCGATCCTCGGAGCCCGACCGCCTAGCCCCCGCCGAATTGCCGCCGCAGTTTGACTAAGGTAGGGGTGTCAGGTACAGGGTGTCAGGTTCACGGTAAGCCTCAAACCTTGTACCTTGAACCCTGTACCGTGACCCCCCGCTAACCGGCCACCTTTGGCTCAACAGACTCTTCTCTATGCTTAGGGGCAAGCGTGAATCCGTCCGTCGGGCATGATCGCTTCGCAGAAGTTGGTATTCAACACCGTGATGCGCTGTAGATTGGTGCCGTAAAGGTTAGCTCGGGTGAAGTTGGCCCGCTGCAGCTGGGTCATGGCCAGGTTGGCACCCAGCAAGTTGGTCTGCTGTAGGTTGGCCCCCTGCAAATCAGCCCCCTGCAAGCTCGCGCCTTCCAGGTTGGCCCCCTGCAAGTTGGCCCGGCTCAGGTTGGTTCCTTCCAGGTTAGCCCCGGCCAGATTGGCCCCGGCCAGGTTGGCCCCAGAGAGATCACTCTGGCTCAAGTTTGTGCCGCTGAGGTCGGCCCCGTGCAGATCTCGACGGCGCAGGTTGACCCCGCTGAGGTCGGCATCTTGTAGCCGTACCCCCGCTAAGTGGCTGCTCTGCAAATCGGCAAGGCTCAGGTTGGCGCCGCTCAATTCTGCGCCTTCTAGGCGGGTGCCTTGTAGATTGGCCCCCTCCAGTTGGGCATTGTGCAAATTGGCGACAAATAGATTGGCATCGGTCAGATTGCTCTGGCGCAGATCGGCCCCGGTCAGCTCGGCTCTGGAGAGATTGGCCCGAGACAGATCGCTGTGGTTGAGGCTAGCCTGGTCGAGGTAGGCCAGGGCCAAATCGGCCTGAGACAGGTCGGTATCGCTGAAGTCGCTGCGGCGCCCGTCGGCAGCGCGCAGGCTGGCCTGGCTCAAATTGGCCTGGGAGACTTGGGCCCGACGCAGATCGCTTAGAAACAGGCTGGCCTCGGCTAAATTGGCCTGGGCCAAAGTGCTATCGGAGAGCAATGCCGCCTCCAGGGTGGCCCCGGCCAAATTGGCTTCGGTGAGGTCTACACCGCGCAGATCAACGCCATCCAAGTTGGCCCCCTGTAAATCGGCCTGGCGCAGGTCGCGATCGCCCACCCCGTCGGTGACCAGGTCACGCACCAGCCGCCAGCGGGGGGCAATGAGAGTGCGATCGCCCATCACGGCAGCGTGCAACCGGGCATTGTCAAGGCGGGCACCCATCAGGTTGGCCCCATCCAGATTGGCGTTGCGCAGATCAGCACCCCGCAGATCGGCCCCCAACAGAAAGGCATTCTGCAAGTCGGCCCCATTCAGGTCGGCTCCCCGCAGGTTGGCCCCGCTCAGGTGGGCCTGGCGCAGAAACGCCTGGCGTAGGTCAGCCTCTGCCAGGTTGCAGCGCTCACAGCGACGCGTTTCGAGCAGCCGAACCCAATGGAGTGGGTTGGCCGCCTGGGCCGCGGTGGCGGTGAGGATGGGAACCAGCACCACCAGGGCACCCCAGCCTTTGATTGTTCCGTTTACCATGGTGCTATTTCTTGTGAATACATTGAAGGTGTGGAACTGCTGGCGGCCATGTTTTAAAGGAGATTCCGGGTCGGTTGCTACCCAGCGTACACCCCTGATATCCAATCTCCCCCTAGACCTTTGGTGACTGTCAAGGCGGGCCTTAGGAATGCTTAAATTAGGGCTGTCCCCCCTCTTGGGATGGGGAATTCCACCCCAATCTTTGTTATGCGGATTATCCCTCAGGTCTGGCTCATTCCTATCGGTGTGCGGGCTTTAGGTTGGGGAGCGATGGCCCTGCTCACGCTGGGAGGGGGGGGATGGGCACCGGGGGCGATCGCAACCCCTAACCCCCAAACTAAAGCCGAAGGCTTTAATGCCCTAGAAGATGTCGACTACTGGGCGGGTCTATGCCGGTTGCAGATCAATGCTGGAGCCTACGATAAGGCGCTGGTGGCCTGCGAGCAAGCCATTGCCCTAGCGCCAGCAGATGCCAACCTCTGGACGCTGCGCAGTAACGTATTGCTGCAATTGCAGAACTATCCCGATGCGATCGCATCCGCCGATCGAGCCTTGTTTTTTGACCAACAGTCTTCTTTGGCCATCACCTATCGCTGCATCGGCTATGCTGCCCTCAACGACAACGAAGCCGCTTTGGATGCCTGTAACAATGCCCTGCGGGTCGATGGCAACTGGGGCAGTACCTCTCCTGCCTTAGCCTGGCTGCACCGGGGCATTATTCTCAGCCAGGCGGGGCAGCTGGAGCAGGCCACCGTTGCCCTAGAGCGTACCCTGCTGCTAGAGCCCAATTATTCGCTGGCTCTGGCCTACCAGTGCCGCATTCGGAACGATTTGGGGCTGGCCCAAACCGCCATTCCCAGCTGTGAGGCAGCGCTGGCGGGCGATGGTCAGTGGGGCAACGAATCGGCGGCGATGGCCTGGGCCGAACAGGGCCGGGCCTACAGCCAGCTGCGCGACTATGGGGCCGCGATCGCCGCCTACGACCAGGCCATTAACCTCGATCCCAATAATGCCACCACCTGGACCGCCCAGGGGCAGGTATTGCAGCAGCTTCAGCGGCCCATCGAAGCCCTTACCTCCTTTACCCGCGCCACTGAACTAGAGGCCCCCTACTCCCAGGCTCAGCTGGGCCGCTGCGGGACGCTAAATCGGCTCAACCAGCACGAAGCCGCCCTCGAAGCTTGTAACTTGGCCCTGCAGGGGGATGGCCGCTGGGGCGACCGGGGCATAGTCGAAGTGTTTAATCAGCGCAGTATTGCCCTCACTGGCCTAAGCCGCTATGACGAGGCACTGGCCTCGATTAACCGAGCGGTGGGCATAACTCCCGACTACGCCGAAGCCCACCACCACCGGGCGGTGATTCTCTGGTATCTGGAACGCTACGACGATGCCCTGGCCGCCAACCAGCGATCGCTCGAACTGGCCCCTAACCATGCTCGCACCTGGCTCAATCGAGGCATCATTCTACGATCAATGCAGCGTCACGATGACGCCCTGGAGGCCTACGATCAGGGTCTGCAAATTGCACCCTATGACGATGCCCTATGGGCCAACCGCAGCGTGGTGCTGTGGCACCTTCAGCGCTACGACGAGGCTCTAGCCTCGGCAGATCAGGCCATTGCATTTAACCCCGACTCGGCCCAGGGATGGTACAACCGCGCCATTGCCCTGACCGCCCAAAAACAATGGCAGAACGCCTTAGATGCCTATGCCCAGGGGCTGGTACTCATGCCCCCAAATTCGCCCCAGCGCGCCAATGCCCTGACCGGGCAAGGGGTGGCGCTGATCAATTTGGGCCGCTACCAGGCTGCGATCGCCATCCTGCAAGCCGCGATCGCCCTCAACCCTAACCAACCGCTGGCCCAGCAAAGCCTGCAAACAGCCCAGCAAAACCTACAGCCCCCGCCGCCGTAGCCGGAGGTCTTTCCGTCCCTTGGGGGTTCGACTTTTGGCTAATACTTTCGGGTTATCAACCATGACAGACTGTAGCCGACTGGAGTGGGATACGTTCCTGCCCAGTTAAGTCATGTAAGTCATGCCCCATAGCGAGGATTTTGTCATGTCAAAAGATCAGGTTGTTCGCTTATTCCGTGAGACCCAGACCAACCCGTCCCTCAAAGAGCAGTTTAACGCATCGCCATCGCCCGAGCACTTTGTGGCCCTAGCCCAGCAGCAAGGCTACGACTTCACCCTAGAAGAATGGCAGGCATCGACTCGGTTTTCGGTGGAAGAGCTGGTATGTGAGCTGTCTGAAATTCCCGGCATTTAAGCTTTAAAGCCCCAGGGCCTAAACCCGTAGGGCATGGCCACCGCCAGAGCTGATCGGCTGTGTGCATCGGCTAGGGCCTTAACCTCACCGTCGCTCCCTGTGCTCAATACCAAGTTTACTCAACATCTGCTCCAGCGCTATCTGGTGCGATACCCCGTGCCCCTAAGGCTGCAGCGCTACGATGCCCTAGCCCGGTGGTCGTGGCTACAACCTAGCCTAGAGCAGATAAAACCTGTAATTTTGCCTGCTGATGGTCGCGATCGCAGCACCCCGCCGACAGATCCGATCGCGTTGACCATTGCGCCCCCTGGCTTGGTAGCCTTTCCCTCCTACTATCAGCAATATCGGTGTATAGCGGGTAACCCGCTCAACTGCGCCCAGGCTCAGCGTAGCGTTGAGGCCGATCCGCAAGCTACGGCTTGCTCACTCTGCGGCTTTTTAAGCCCGCTTCCGGTAGGCTCCCTGGTGATCGGGGAGCAGGGCACTTATCGGATCGAGCAAAGCCTGGGGCAGAGAGGCATCAGCCGGGGATACAGAGCCACCCTGAGTGTGTTAGATATCCCCATTACCCTACGAGAATATGTGCTGCCAGAGCGATACTTCACCCCTAGCGATCGACGGCAGCGGCAGGATATATTCCTGAATCAGGTGGGGCTGGCCCTGGCCGATGGGCGCTCCCAGGATCTGCGCATTGTAGTTCCCATAGAGGCTATTGCCCCGGTGGGGGAAGATCGCGCCTACCTGCTGCTGCCCATCGAAGACCAATGCCCTACCCTCAACGATTTGCTCCGCTTGCGGGGGCCGTTTACCGCCGCTGAAGTCTACCAGATGCTGCGCCAGGTGCTGCAAACCCTGGTCGGGCTGCATCAGCAGCGTTATGCCCTATCGCCAGGACATATTCAAACCGGCATTGTCCACGGCAATATCCAGCTCTCTAGCCTGCTGTGGGTAGA
Above is a genomic segment from Nodosilinea sp. E11 containing:
- a CDS encoding pentapeptide repeat-containing protein translates to MVNGTIKGWGALVVLVPILTATAAQAANPLHWVRLLETRRCERCNLAEADLRQAFLRQAHLSGANLRGADLNGADLQNAFLLGADLRGADLRNANLDGANLMGARLDNARLHAAVMGDRTLIAPRWRLVRDLVTDGVGDRDLRQADLQGANLDGVDLRGVDLTEANLAGATLEAALLSDSTLAQANLAEASLFLSDLRRAQVSQANLSQASLRAADGRRSDFSDTDLSQADLALAYLDQASLNHSDLSRANLSRAELTGADLRQSNLTDANLFVANLHNAQLEGANLQGTRLEGAELSGANLSLADLQSSHLAGVRLQDADLSGVNLRRRDLHGADLSGTNLSQSDLSGANLAGANLAGANLEGTNLSRANLQGANLEGASLQGADLQGANLQQTNLLGANLAMTQLQRANFTRANLYGTNLQRITVLNTNFCEAIMPDGRIHACP
- a CDS encoding tetratricopeptide repeat protein, producing MRIIPQVWLIPIGVRALGWGAMALLTLGGGGWAPGAIATPNPQTKAEGFNALEDVDYWAGLCRLQINAGAYDKALVACEQAIALAPADANLWTLRSNVLLQLQNYPDAIASADRALFFDQQSSLAITYRCIGYAALNDNEAALDACNNALRVDGNWGSTSPALAWLHRGIILSQAGQLEQATVALERTLLLEPNYSLALAYQCRIRNDLGLAQTAIPSCEAALAGDGQWGNESAAMAWAEQGRAYSQLRDYGAAIAAYDQAINLDPNNATTWTAQGQVLQQLQRPIEALTSFTRATELEAPYSQAQLGRCGTLNRLNQHEAALEACNLALQGDGRWGDRGIVEVFNQRSIALTGLSRYDEALASINRAVGITPDYAEAHHHRAVILWYLERYDDALAANQRSLELAPNHARTWLNRGIILRSMQRHDDALEAYDQGLQIAPYDDALWANRSVVLWHLQRYDEALASADQAIAFNPDSAQGWYNRAIALTAQKQWQNALDAYAQGLVLMPPNSPQRANALTGQGVALINLGRYQAAIAILQAAIALNPNQPLAQQSLQTAQQNLQPPPP
- a CDS encoding Nif11-like leader peptide family natural product precursor, with the translated sequence MSKDQVVRLFRETQTNPSLKEQFNASPSPEHFVALAQQQGYDFTLEEWQASTRFSVEELVCELSEIPGI